A window of Adhaeribacter arboris genomic DNA:
TTACAATTTCCGTTTTAGAAGGTAACCAAGTTCCTCCATCGGCAGGTAAAGCTTCCTGTACTAAATGGATTTTTTCAACAAAATTGATATTAGCTGCTTTACTAACGATGACATCAATTTTACGCAAGGCAAAAACTGAATCAGCTATCCAAATAATGCCGTTGAAAGCTAAATCCTGGGCGCGTTTTGGTTCTATTTTAATCTTGTAACACCGGGTTTTACCTATGTACACGCTATCGAGTAAATCATACTCATAGGCACTTTTCCAGCCGTCGGCAATGGGACTAATAAAATTTTTCTTTAAAACACTTACCCAGTTTTGGTAAAAATTATAATCCTGGTATGAATTACCAATTACTTGCGCCACTAAATTGCCATCCTGAATACCATAACCCGTCACTTTAGAGGCTTTTACAATTTCTTTGGTTTTACGTGGGTCGCGGTTATAGTAAAAATCAGAAACTGCCTCGGAAATAAAAAAAGGCAAAACTCTTTTTCCGTCTTCGCTCTGCATATACATTTGCGAATCTACTACCGCCGTAAGAGCCGACCGTAATCCAATTTTATTTTTTTTAGGACTTAGATTATCAATATCGAACTGCATTTTGGTGTATGCTTCGTACTGATAGGCCCTTAAGCGCCGTTTATCGTTGGTTTTCTTATGGTCAATTACTTGCCGCATAATGCGAAAAGCGGGATTTTCGCCGGGACGGATAACCACTTCCTGCAGATTTAAGGTACTGGCAATTAATTTAAAGTTAAGTTCCTGAATGGCTAATCCTCGTTTAAGAGCCTTAGATTGGGTACGATAACCAACAAAAGATACTGTTAAAGAATCCGGAAGTTTAGTAAGTTTGATATTAAAAGCACCTTTTTCGTCGGTGGTAGTACCCATGTTGGTGTTTTTGATATAGACGTTCACGAAGGGCAAAATTTCACCAGTAGTACCATCGGTTACTTTCCCAAAAATCCGATTTTGAGCCCGAACCGTTAGTACTGCGAAGCAAAGGATGGATATAATCAGAAACTTATACAAAACTCAAAGAATTTGAAGGCAAAATTAAATTCAAATATTTAAAATAACCTTATACTAGTTTATAAGTTTTCAACAAATCAGTAAATTTATTCACATGTTTATAAATAATTGGAATATAAGGATGAATATAACTAAAAATAACCATAACAATGGGTAAATTTCAACATAAAAAAAGCCGGTTTAATACCGGCTTCTGTATGTCAATAAACTTTTATTCATTAACTTGGGCTTAGGTCATTTAGCATGACTTTGCAGCGTCGGCTAAGTTCTAAATCATCAGAGGTAACGGGTTGCACTTGCAGGGCATTTTGTAAAATAGCAATACTCTGATCAATTTCTTTCATTTCGCGGTACACTATCGCTAAATCATAATAGTAGTTCAGGTTCTTACCATCTAGCTTTATTGCTTTTTGAAAGCAGTTAACCGCTTGGAGATTGCTGGCTTCCGACTTAGTACAGCCTTTAACTAATTTAGAAATGGTACATTCAAACACATTCATGTTCGCAACTTTGTAATGCCAACGGCCTAATAATTGCCATGCGCTGGCATAATTGGGGTTAGCTGCCAAAGCTTTGTCTAAATGCGATTTGATTTCTTTAAGGTTACTAATTCGCGCCTTTGTACCCGATACAAAAGATAAATTGGCAATAGCCAAGGCCATTACGTAATTAGATTCCGCACCTTGTTTTTTAATTTTTAAAGCTTTTTCCGCAAAGTCCTTCGCTAAAATAAAATGTTCTCCTTTTTGTAATTCATCGGCATAGCGTAAACCAATCCGGGAATGCAATAAGCTAATTTTATAAAGTGCTTCGTAATGTTCGGGATTAACTACTAAAACTTCTTCAAATTTTTGAAGTGCTTCGGCGTCTTTGTATTCACCTAATAGCTGATTAGCTTCCCGGACAAGTTCATCAGAGGTGTTGTTAGAGAAGGCCCGGAAGCAAATACACAGCAACACGAGCCACACCCCAATAGATTTGTTCCAGACCTTTATCATACTAGTAACTTTTATATACTTAAAATAAATTTAACTGTCGCTTCTTCGGTTTTACATCCAAAGTTGTATTATTTTGTTCTACGGAATCTATCAGAATCAGTTTGTCAGTATTTTTAGATTCACTTGGTACTTCTATCTGGTTATCAGACAAAGCAGTAACTCCCACGGCAGGTTTCACTAAACGTCGTGAGGCCAAATCTTTAACGGGTTTGGCGATAACTTCTTCTGAAACAGGTTTGATTAAGTTTATTCCGAATATTTTGAAGTAATTTAATTTATTACCGGTAGCTTTCCAACCTTTTACGTCGATAAATTCACTTAATAATATATTTTCCGTTTCTTTTTCCGATTTTTTATCCCGTTGAAGTTTAATTTCAATTTGGGGTTCCGGCTGCGTAGAAACAACTAACAACTTAGAACCTTTATTTTCGGAGATAAAAATAAACCGCTTGCCAATAGTGGAAGTCTCAATCTTAAACCGTTTCACATAAGTATTCTTATTTTCGCCATCAAAATGAACGGCTGAGATTACCCCTTCCGGATCAAACTTTTGAATTATTTCTATATTGGCCACATCGTAATGATTGGTCAGCTCAAACGAAGTTTGTTCATACGAACCATCTTTGTATACGACCAGAATGGTATCATCGGTATTAAAGGACCCAAGGTAACGGCCGCGCGATTCAGTATTTAAACGACCAATTACTTCATCGTAATATATTTCGCGCCCGCCCAAGGTAGACTCACCGCGGCTTTTTTGCATAATTTTTTTCACCGGGTACTTGGTCACCATATTTCCCATCGAACCTTTGCCTTTAATCATTAACTCGGCAAAGTCAAAATCAAACGTTTTTACCCGGGCCGTGGAGGCAGGCGTTAAGGTTATGTTCACTACCTCCGATTCGCTATTAGGATTGGCGGTTAAATAATGAACTTTAGTGCCTTTATTTCCTTTGGTTAAATCATATTCCTTATCGCGGGTAATACCGTTTACCGAAAAACGTTTGGCATACGAAATTCCGGAGGAGCCATCTACGTAAATCATGTTGTACACCATGTGTTCATCATTTTTGTTATAGATACCCGCATAAATAATATCCTTGCCTACAAAAGTTTTCTCGGCAATTTTAATTACCCGGAACTTACCGTCTTTGGTAATCGCAATAACATCATCCATATCCGAACAATCCGTTATGAATTCGGAGTTTTCATCTTTTTTCAGATTATAACCCACAAAGCCATCTACCCGGTTTACATACAACTTTTGGTTAGCAATGGCTACTTTCTGAGCCGTTATAACATCGAAAGTGCGAATCTGCGTTTTGCGGTCGCGGCCAGTGCCATACTTCTTCAGTAGATTCTCGAAGTAAGCAATAGAGAAGCGGATGATGTTTGCTAAGTTATCAGCGGTTTCCGCCATCTCTTCTTCCAGTTTCTTGATATATTCATCCGCTTTGAAAGAATCGAATTTAGAAATCCGTTTAATTTTTATTTCCGTCAGACGAAGAATATCCTCGGTCATAACTTCGCGGCGCAATAGTTTCTTGAAAGGTTTTAGTCCTTTGTCGATGGCTTCCAGAACCGCTTCCCAGGTTTCACATTCTTCTATCTTGCGGTAAATGCGGTTTTCGATGAATATTTTTTCTAGCGACGACATGTGCCATTTGTAGTCCAGCTCAGCCATCTTAATTTCGAGTTCGAGCTGCAATAAATCTACCGTTTTCTGGGTAGAAATTTTCAGAACTTCGTCTACGGTTAAAAAGTGAGGTTTATCCTCAATAATTACGCAGGTATTCGGCGACATGGAAACTTCGCAATCCGTGAAAGCATACAGCGCATCAATGGTTAAGTCGGGTGATACACCGGGTGGCAGTTGCACGTGTATTTCTACGTTAGCCGCGGTATTATCAATTACCTTCTTAATTTTGATTTTATTATTCTCACTCGCCTTTACGATGGATTCCATCAAAGCAGTAGTCGTCGTTCCGTAAGGGACATCGCGAATAATGAGCAAGGTTTTATCTACCTTCTCGATCGTGGCGCGAATACGAATCCGGCTGCCCCGGGCACCTCCTTTGTAGTCGGTTACATCAATCATCCCGGCCGTCGGGAAGTCCGGAAAAAGCTGCGTTGGCTTTTTCTTCAGCACGTCAATGGAAGCCTTAATCAGCTCCTTAAAGTTGTGCGGCATTATCTTGGTAGACAAACCTACCGCAATACCTTCTACCCCTTGCGCCAACAACAGCGGGAATTTAACCGGCAAGGTTACTGGTTCATTTTTCCGGCCATCGTAAGATGCCTGCCAAACGGTAGTATCCGGATTATAAACAACATCTAAAGCAAATTTAGATAAACGGGCTTCAATGTAACGGGCAGCGGCGGCACTGTCGCCGGTACGTACATCGCCCCAGTTACCTTGCGTTTCTATTAATAAATCTTTCTGGCCCAGATTTACAATAGCATCGCCAATAGAAGCATCGCCGTGCGGGTGATACTGCATGGTTTGCCCGATAACATTAGCCACTTTGTTAAAGCGGCCGTCATCCATCTCTTTCATGGCGTGCAGGATGCGGCGCTGCACGGGTTTTAAGCCGTCTTCAATGGCTGGTACCGCCCGCTCCAGAATTACGTAAGAAGCGTAATCCAGGAACCAGTTTTGGTACATACCATCCACGGCGGTAATTTCGTGGATCTTCTCCTCACCAGCAAACGGTTCTGCTCCGTTTAACAGGTTATCGTTTTCTGTATCGTTAAGCATAAACTTCCTCTTCTACGTCCTCAACAATGTCTTTTTCCACTTTGAGGTTATCAATAATAAAATTCTGGCGCTCCGGCGTGTTCTTACCCATGAAATAACTTAGTATTTTCTGAATGGAAGTTTCGGTATTTAAAATAACCGGTTCTAACCGAATATTATCGCCGATAAATCTTCCAAACTCGTCCGGTGAAATTTCACCTAAGCCTTTGAAGCGGGTAATTTCCGGGTTCTTGCCTAGCTTCTTCATGGCAGCCTGCTTTTCTTCTTCATTATAGCAATAAATGGTTTCTTTCTTATTGCGCACCCGGAACAAAGGCGTTTCCAGGATATATAAGTGGCCGTTCTTTACTAAATCAGGGAAGAACTGCAAAAAGAACGTTAGCAACAACAAGCGAATGTGCATACCATCTACGTCGGCATCCGTAGCAATAACTACCCGGTTGTAACGCAAATCTTCCAGGCTTTCTTCAATATTTAAGGCGTGTTGCAGGAGATTAAATTCTTCGTTTTCGTATACCACCTTTTTCTTTAAGCCGTAGCAGTTTAAAGGCTTCCCGCGTAAGCTGAATACCGCTTCCGTATCAACGTTACGAGATTTAGTAATAGACCCACTAGCCGAGTCACCCTCCGTAATAAACAAGGTAGAAAGCAGGTGCTTTTCGTTTTGCTCATCGGTAAAATGCACCCGGCAATCGCGCAGTTTCCGGTTATGCAAATTGGCTTTCTTGGCACGTTGGTTGGCTAATTTTTTAATCCCAGCCATATCCTTGCGCTCGCGTTCGCTTTGCTCAATCCGGCGCTTCATGGCATCCCACACCTCTTTATTTTGCCGGAGATAATTATCTAAATGCTCTTTAACAAAATCATTGATGTAATTACGAACAGACGGACTATCGGGTCCCATTAGAATAGAACCTAATTTGGTTTTGGTTTGCGACTCAAAAACGGGCTCCTGCACCCGAATACTTATTGCTGCAATAATGGAAGCTCGAACATCAGAAGCTTCGTATTCCTTTTTATCAAATTCTTTAATTGTTTTAGCAATTGCTTCCCGAAAAGCAGCCAGGTGGGTACCTCCCTGAGTAGTGTATTGACCATTCACAAATGAGTAATATTCTTCGCCGTATTCATTACCATGAGATAAAGCAATCTCAATATCTTCGCCTTTCAGGTGAATAATGGGGTAGCACAGAGCTTCTACATCCGTTTTATGGGATAATAAATCTTTTAAACCGTGCTCGGAATAAAATTTCTGACCGTTGAAGTTAATGGTTAAACCAGCGTTCAGGTACACGTAATTCCGGATCTGATTTTCCAAATATTCCGGAATAAATCTATAATTTTTAAAAATGGTATCGTCGGGCACAAAGGTGATTAAGGTACCGTTCCGTTGGGTGGATTCTATCACGGGATGATCATGCAACAACTCTCCCCGCTCGAACTCAGCCGTTTTAATTTGGCCATCACGAATAGATTGTACTTTAAAATAGCTGGCTAAAGCGTTGGTAGCTTTGGTACCTACTCCGTTCAATCCGACTGATTTCTGAAAAGCTTTGCTATCGTACTTACCACCGGTATTTATTTTACTCACGCAGTCGATTACTTTACCTAAAGGAATACCCCGGCCGTAATCGCGCACCTGCACCTTATGGTCCGTAATTTTTATTTCGATGGTTTTACCGTTGCCCATCACGTATTCGTCGATGGAATTATCAATAATTTCTTTTACCAGAATGTAAATACCATCATCCTGCGAAGAACCATCCCCTAGTTTACCAATGTACATACCCGGCCGTAGCCGAATGTGTTCCCGCCAATCTAAGGAGCGGATACTATCTTCGGTGTAATTATTTGTTACTTCTGCCATTCTTTCGGAAAAGAGTAAATTTTATAGAAAATTTTAAGTTAAAAGTATTGAAAAAAAGTATAACCCCGAAAAGCAGACACGTATAAGGCCTGTGGGTTATTAGAAAAACAATGCTAATTATATTGGCATTCTTAGATCAATGCTACATGTTGTACACTGCCCTTGATTAACTAAAACAAAGCTCAAGAGGTTCAATAAAACCTGGTAATTTCGTCTTGAGACTTCTTTTATTTAGCTATTGTAAAACTATTCAGTTGTTGAAATTAGCTAATTTTTCTGGAATTTACTATTTATTTATGCTAAAATTTTTACTAAATAATGGAAATTAATCTACCTAAATACTTTAAATACACCATTATCTTATTAGGATTAGTATTGCTCATCTGGTTTCTGCAAACCTTTAAATCCATACTAGTACCTATTTGCTTTGCCAGTTTGTTTGCCTTATTGTTGGTTCCTCTCTGCCAACGTTTGGAAAAGTGGCGTGTACCCCGGCCTTTGGCAATCTTAATTTGTATTGTGGTGGTAATTGCTTGTTTGGGTGGTCTTATATGGCTTTTATCGGCGCAATTAATCAGTTTTATACAAGAGTTAAATACCCTGTCGGATAAGGTAAACGAATATATTCAGAAAATTCAAGTATTTCTGCTCCAAAATTTTGGTATAAAACCCACCAACGGACGGGAGTTCATCACTAAAAACATCGGGACGCTGCAGCAAACCGGCACCACCATTTTAAGCGGAACTTTATCTTTAACCACCGGCGCCTTAAGCGTACTCACCATTATTCCCATTTACATTTTTTCATGCTTTATTACCGCGATCATTTCCGGCGGTTCCTGTTTAAATTTATAACCCGCGATAAACGCTCCACTTTAGTTACTACTATTGATAACATCCAGAAAGTAGTGGAAAGTTATATTTCCGGGTTAATAATAGTTATTGTAATTGTAGCCGTGTTAAACATGACCGGATTAATGATTATGGGCGTTCCGTATGCCGTATTCTTCGGAATTTTTGCTTCGGTGCTTACTATTATACCCTACATTGGTATTTTAATTGGCGCGGCGCTGCCCGCTTTATACACCCTGGTACAAACGGGCTCGCTGGTAGATGCTATTTTTGTAATTGGTATTTTCGCGTTTGTGCAGTTTCTGGAAGGAAATTTTATTACGCCCAATATTACTGGTTCTAAGGTAAGCATTAATCCTTTTGCGGCTGTACTTGCTTTAATAATCGGGGGTGAAATCTGGGGCGCGGCCGGTATGATTTTATCCATTCCCATCATAGCCATTCTTAAAGTATTGTTCGATGCGTATGAACCTTTAGAACCTTTTGGTTTCTTGTTAGGCGATATTAACAGCAACTCCGACCAACCGAATGTATTTTCGAAACTATCTAACCGGGTACGGACTCTTCTGAACCTGAAAAAAGAAAAAGAAGAACAAGATAAAGTTTCTAAGTAATAAAGTAAGTTGCCTTGATTTTAAAACTTAAAAAGTTATAAAACAGTATAGGTTAATAGTTTAAATTCTGATTATAACCTTTATCTTATTTGAAAAAACTATGAATGTGAATCAAGATGACAATCTAACTAGGGCAATTAACGACCTGGTAGAAACCTGTAAAGACGGCATGAAAGGCTACGAAACTGCCGCCGAAAATGTAAGCGATCCGCAACTAAAAACCGAGTTAAGCCACTTAGCCCAACAACGCGCGCAGTTTGTCAGCGAACTGGAAAGTCAGGCGCAGCAATACGGCATTAGCGCTCAAAACGAAACAACCATTGAAAGCGTGGCCATGGAAGCAGCGGGAGCCGTGCACCGGGGTTGGATTAATTTAAAATCTGTCATTGTCGGGAACAGCAATGATGCTATCCTGAGTGAATGCGAAAACGGCGATGCAGCGGCCCTGAAAACGTACGAAACGGCTTTAAATGCGCAAGGCTTACCGGCGGAAATCCGGGATATTGTAGAAAAGCAACACAGCGAAATTCTGGAGGCAAAAAACCGCCTAACTACCATGAAACGTTCGCTTTAACTTAAAACTTAAAACTTTAATTGGTAAGAGCAGCTGTGGTAGCTGCTTTTTTTATGGGTAATCCATCTTCCTTCCTGCTTTAAATTAAATCTTTCTGTTTTAGTATTTACTATTAATTTTAGTAATTTTAAACAAATCTTAGCATGAAAGACTTAGGTTACACTAAGAGTATCTACCAAATATTTGAAACTCTGCCCCTGTTAGCCGTTGTTATACCCCTATACGATTTTACTTAAACTAAATTTAGCTGCATTGTACGCTATAATAGATATCGAAACAACCGGAGGACAACCTACCCAGGACCGGATTACAGAGATTGCCATTTTTATTCACGATGGTAACCAGGTGGTAGATCAATATAATACCCTGATTAATCCGGAACGCCCTATCCCCTTTTTCATTACTCAACTTACTGGTATAACCGATGATATGGTTCGGGAAGCGCCGAAGTTTCACGAAATAGCAAAAGATATTGTGCAGCTTACCGAAGGTAAAATCTTTGTGGCGCATAATGTGCGTTTTGATTATTCCTTCCTTAAAAAAGAATTTTCCGACTTAGGTTTTAATTATCAGCGCAAGACCCTTTGTACCGTGCGCTTAAGCCGCTCGCTTATTCCGGGTTTGCCTTCTTACAGTTTAGGCAAGCTGTGTAAAAGCGTAGACATTGATTTACAAATGCGGCACCGTGCCATTGGCGATGCAGAAGCTACGGCTAAATTGTTCGATAAACTAATTAAATTAAACCAACCGGCCATCATTAACTCGGAGGATGCTTTACTGCCCAGTAACAAAAAGTTTTTCTCGAACGAGGCCCGCACTTCGTTGCTGCCGCCGGCTATTTCCAAGTCACAGATTGATGCTTTACCGGATGCTCCGGGAGTGTATTATTTTTACGATGAAACCGGAGAAATAATTTACGTTGGCAAAAGCATTAATATCCGGAAACGAGTTATTCAGCATTTTAACATTGACGTTAAAAGTAAAAAATCCATAGAATTTAAAAACCGGATTGCCGATATTTCTTATGAGTTAATGGGCAATGAGCTGGTGGCGCTGCTTTTTGAATCCGACGAGATTAAACGTTTGAAACCCCATTATAATCGCCAGCAGCGGCGCAGCGTTTTTAACTCGGGGATATATGCCTATTACGACCAGAATGGTTACAAGCGTTTAACGTACCAAAAGGTATCATCTACTAATCCACCCTTAATTGCTTTATCCAATCATTTTAAATCCAAAGATTTTTTGTTTCATAAAGTTGCTAAGTTTAATCTGTGTCAGAAACTCTGCGATTTGTATAAAACCAACGGCGCCTGTTTTGATTACCAGGTGCACCAATGCAAAGGAGCCTGCATTAACCAGGAACCACCCGAAGAATATAACGCCCGGGTGGAGGAAGCGATTGAATCGTTTACTTTTGAAAATGATGCTTTTGTGATTATCGGGAAGGGACGGGTAGCCGGTGAGCGTTCCATTGTTTGCATTGAAAACGGTCGTTACATGGGCTTTGGCTTCGTGGATGAAACTTTTAGCGCTTCTCATCTAGAGGATTTTAAAAGCGCCATTAAACCGTACAACGACAATAAAGATATTCAGCAAATAATTCGTGGTTATCTGCGCACCAAACACCGCGATAAGGTTATTATTTTTGAGTAAATGGTTGAAGTGTTGCTTTAGTGTTGGATTGATGAATTGTTAAAGTGTTAGATTGTTTGTCGTTATAGTGCTTACTTGTTAATTCAATCTTAAAAGTAAACTTTATTGCTTTCTTCATCTACCTATTTAACACTAAAGCAACCCAACAATTTATCAATTCATCAATATAACCATTCAACACTTCAACCATTAGGTAAGGCGCTTTTCAGCATTTGAATAACCATTTTTTCCGTCGAAGAAAGATACGGTTCGTTGGGTTGGTCGGCGTCGTGTTTTTTAAGATAATCTAATAATTGGTCGCTTTTAAATATTTCTAAAACCTGGGGATGCACGTAATATTTACTGCAAACGGCGGGCGTATTACCCAAGCCTTTGGCTACGGTTTTAAAAGCATTTTTTACCGATTTTTCCTTTTCCAGTTCCGGATTTTCGTCGAGTAATTTTTCTAGGCATTCTACCATTAAAACGGTCCCGCCCCAAGTCCGGAAATCTTTTGCCGTAAAATCGGCGCCGCTAATTTCCTGAATGTATTGGTTTACTTGGCCCGATTCTAAAGTTTGCCGCGTACCATCTTCGTCGTAATACTGGAAAAGATCATAGCCCGGAATATCTTTACATTTTTTTACTAATTTGGCTAAACGCCGGTCTTTAATATCAATTTCGTGACTTACACCTTTTTTACCCACAAACTGAAATTTTACCTGGTCGCCCTCAATGGCCACGTGTTTATCGCGAAGCGTAGTCAAGCCGTATGATTTATTTGCTTCGGCGTATTGGCGGTTACCAATCCGGATTAAAGACTGATCTAATAAATTTAAAACAATAGCCGTTACCTTGCGTTGGTTTAAGGCTTTAATTTGAATATCCTGTTCTATTTGCTGGCGAATAAGGGGCAACGTTTCACCAAAGGCAATCATGCGGCTAAATTTTGTAAGGCTCCGCGTATTGCGCCAATCCGGGTGATAGATATATTGTTTGCGCCCTTTTGTGTCGCGGCCCGTTGCCTGAATATGTCCGTTAGGCGAAGGGCAAATCCATACATTTTCCCAGGCGGGCGGAATGATTAATTTTTTTAAACGGTCCAGAATTTTAGGGTAAGTAATTTTCTCGCCTTTTTTATCAATAAACGTAAAACCCTGGCCACTTCTCTGGCGACTAAATCCTTTGCCGGTATCCGGAATATATCTTAACCCTGCTTCAACGGCTGATTGTTCCGGATCGGCGTATAGAACATGTACGTCTTTTTCTTCCATTAACTTTAGAGTAACTCGTTTACTTTACCTCAATTGGCTCATAAAAGTTGTAGGTAACATTTAAAACTTTATAAAAGTAAAGGAATGCAGCATAATGCGCGGCTTACGTAACTGTTTTGCTGTTAAAGCTTATTCATTCCATTCAATCAAATTATATAAGTATGACATACAAGGGAGCTTCGTTGTTAGTTCTTTTCTGGGGTATTATAAATCTCATCGGTGCAGGTATGGCGTATTATTTTATGGGTTCCTTCGCCCAGGCCATTGCCATACAGGGTTTGTTAAGCGGAATTTTGGGGTTTAGCATCGGGCATTTTCTGAACCGGGGAAGAAAACAGGCGTTTATTTTAGCTTTAGCCTCCTGCTTAATCTGCGTATTCCTTTTAGGTCAGTTAACTACCAATGCCTTTAATCAAGAACCAAATTTATTTTTCAGCGATGCTCTGGCAACCCAGCCCCAGGATATTTCTTTACTTGTTACTTCGGCAATGTTAACCTTTACCGTTTTGGTGCTTTTGCTTTTATTAATTTTTGCCCGGTCTATTTATGTCAGTTTCCGGAATGAAGTTTGAATTTTATTTTTTTTATCCTGCATATTAGCACAAGCCCGGTACGTATCCAAGATAAACGCCTCAACTCAAATTTGATAGCTTTATTTCTATATTCAAAAAGGAATAAGATAGCTTAGAATTTGTGTTTTGCTGCTCTATTTAGCTGGATAAAATGGCACAATTTTTCCATTATACTTTCTCACAATTGCCATTGTTTAAAATTCCAATTACTACTTTTTATGTCCAGAATTTTTCAGAAAATCACCTTTTTAGGCTGTCTTTTTGCTACCATAAGTTTAGGCGGCTGTACCCAAGATAAAAACGGCGACCGTTTAATTTTCTCCATTGAAGATGATATTAAATTGGGTGCCCAAGTCTCGCACGAAGTAGATTCTACTTACCTGGCCAAAGGACAATTACTTGACCCAACTAACCCTAAAAATAAAGTTGCCTACGACCATTTAAACCGCATTGTAAACAAAATTTTAAATTCCGGCAGAGTAAGCTACCGCACTGAATTTACCTGGGATACTAAAATTATTAAGGATGATAACGTACTAAATGCTTTTGCTACTCCCGGCGGACACATTTACGTTTATTCCGGTTTAATTAAATACCTGGATAACGAAGATCAGTTTGCCGGCGTATTGGGCCACGAAATTGCGCACGCCGATCAACGCCACTCAACCAAACAACTACAACGGCAATACGGGTTAACCTTATTACTTTCGGTGGCGCTCGGCGATAATCCGGGTACATTAACCCAGATAGCTACCAGTTTAACGACGCTTAAATTTGACCGGGACGCGGAAAGAGAAGCCGATGATTACTCGGTGGTCTATTTGAGTGGTACCAATTACTATGCTTGCAACGGCGCGGCCGGCTTTTTTGAAAAA
This region includes:
- a CDS encoding tetratricopeptide repeat protein; the encoded protein is MIKVWNKSIGVWLVLLCICFRAFSNNTSDELVREANQLLGEYKDAEALQKFEEVLVVNPEHYEALYKISLLHSRIGLRYADELQKGEHFILAKDFAEKALKIKKQGAESNYVMALAIANLSFVSGTKARISNLKEIKSHLDKALAANPNYASAWQLLGRWHYKVANMNVFECTISKLVKGCTKSEASNLQAVNCFQKAIKLDGKNLNYYYDLAIVYREMKEIDQSIAILQNALQVQPVTSDDLELSRRCKVMLNDLSPS
- a CDS encoding DNA gyrase/topoisomerase IV subunit A encodes the protein MLNDTENDNLLNGAEPFAGEEKIHEITAVDGMYQNWFLDYASYVILERAVPAIEDGLKPVQRRILHAMKEMDDGRFNKVANVIGQTMQYHPHGDASIGDAIVNLGQKDLLIETQGNWGDVRTGDSAAAARYIEARLSKFALDVVYNPDTTVWQASYDGRKNEPVTLPVKFPLLLAQGVEGIAVGLSTKIMPHNFKELIKASIDVLKKKPTQLFPDFPTAGMIDVTDYKGGARGSRIRIRATIEKVDKTLLIIRDVPYGTTTTALMESIVKASENNKIKIKKVIDNTAANVEIHVQLPPGVSPDLTIDALYAFTDCEVSMSPNTCVIIEDKPHFLTVDEVLKISTQKTVDLLQLELEIKMAELDYKWHMSSLEKIFIENRIYRKIEECETWEAVLEAIDKGLKPFKKLLRREVMTEDILRLTEIKIKRISKFDSFKADEYIKKLEEEMAETADNLANIIRFSIAYFENLLKKYGTGRDRKTQIRTFDVITAQKVAIANQKLYVNRVDGFVGYNLKKDENSEFITDCSDMDDVIAITKDGKFRVIKIAEKTFVGKDIIYAGIYNKNDEHMVYNMIYVDGSSGISYAKRFSVNGITRDKEYDLTKGNKGTKVHYLTANPNSESEVVNITLTPASTARVKTFDFDFAELMIKGKGSMGNMVTKYPVKKIMQKSRGESTLGGREIYYDEVIGRLNTESRGRYLGSFNTDDTILVVYKDGSYEQTSFELTNHYDVANIEIIQKFDPEGVISAVHFDGENKNTYVKRFKIETSTIGKRFIFISENKGSKLLVVSTQPEPQIEIKLQRDKKSEKETENILLSEFIDVKGWKATGNKLNYFKIFGINLIKPVSEEVIAKPVKDLASRRLVKPAVGVTALSDNQIEVPSESKNTDKLILIDSVEQNNTTLDVKPKKRQLNLF
- a CDS encoding DNA topoisomerase IV subunit B; its protein translation is MAEVTNNYTEDSIRSLDWREHIRLRPGMYIGKLGDGSSQDDGIYILVKEIIDNSIDEYVMGNGKTIEIKITDHKVQVRDYGRGIPLGKVIDCVSKINTGGKYDSKAFQKSVGLNGVGTKATNALASYFKVQSIRDGQIKTAEFERGELLHDHPVIESTQRNGTLITFVPDDTIFKNYRFIPEYLENQIRNYVYLNAGLTINFNGQKFYSEHGLKDLLSHKTDVEALCYPIIHLKGEDIEIALSHGNEYGEEYYSFVNGQYTTQGGTHLAAFREAIAKTIKEFDKKEYEASDVRASIIAAISIRVQEPVFESQTKTKLGSILMGPDSPSVRNYINDFVKEHLDNYLRQNKEVWDAMKRRIEQSERERKDMAGIKKLANQRAKKANLHNRKLRDCRVHFTDEQNEKHLLSTLFITEGDSASGSITKSRNVDTEAVFSLRGKPLNCYGLKKKVVYENEEFNLLQHALNIEESLEDLRYNRVVIATDADVDGMHIRLLLLTFFLQFFPDLVKNGHLYILETPLFRVRNKKETIYCYNEEEKQAAMKKLGKNPEITRFKGLGEISPDEFGRFIGDNIRLEPVILNTETSIQKILSYFMGKNTPERQNFIIDNLKVEKDIVEDVEEEVYA
- a CDS encoding ferritin-like domain-containing protein, producing the protein MNVNQDDNLTRAINDLVETCKDGMKGYETAAENVSDPQLKTELSHLAQQRAQFVSELESQAQQYGISAQNETTIESVAMEAAGAVHRGWINLKSVIVGNSNDAILSECENGDAAALKTYETALNAQGLPAEIRDIVEKQHSEILEAKNRLTTMKRSL
- a CDS encoding exonuclease domain-containing protein, which encodes MYAIIDIETTGGQPTQDRITEIAIFIHDGNQVVDQYNTLINPERPIPFFITQLTGITDDMVREAPKFHEIAKDIVQLTEGKIFVAHNVRFDYSFLKKEFSDLGFNYQRKTLCTVRLSRSLIPGLPSYSLGKLCKSVDIDLQMRHRAIGDAEATAKLFDKLIKLNQPAIINSEDALLPSNKKFFSNEARTSLLPPAISKSQIDALPDAPGVYYFYDETGEIIYVGKSINIRKRVIQHFNIDVKSKKSIEFKNRIADISYELMGNELVALLFESDEIKRLKPHYNRQQRRSVFNSGIYAYYDQNGYKRLTYQKVSSTNPPLIALSNHFKSKDFLFHKVAKFNLCQKLCDLYKTNGACFDYQVHQCKGACINQEPPEEYNARVEEAIESFTFENDAFVIIGKGRVAGERSIVCIENGRYMGFGFVDETFSASHLEDFKSAIKPYNDNKDIQQIIRGYLRTKHRDKVIIFE